In Henckelia pumila isolate YLH828 unplaced genomic scaffold, ASM3356847v2 CTG_19:::fragment_3, whole genome shotgun sequence, the following proteins share a genomic window:
- the LOC140870738 gene encoding photosynthetic NDH subunit of lumenal location 1, chloroplastic, producing the protein MVMTVSSLSPIASSKSFLNRLNAPCSVSVAATAESAAVSPHRFTTRCDGNTRHCDDENISEKCKRRMVLAGIGALSAVNSLSASPLLAQGKPEDYQIFVDKIDGYSYSYPSDWREFEFLGHDSAFKDRYLQLQNVRLSFIPTNKTDIHELGTSMEEVVENLTSNIYSAPNQFATILGMQEKNIDGRSYCTFEYVLTSPNFSRAAFATIAIGNGRYYTLIVGANERRWRRVRNQLKVVADSFKLLDI; encoded by the exons ATGGTCATGACGGTTTCGTCTCTCTCGCCCATCGCCTCCTCGAAATCCTTCTTAAACAGG CTTAACGCGCCATGCTCGGTGAGCGTAGCAGCAACAGCGGAATCTGCAGCCGTGTCTCCGCATCGCTTCACAACAAGGTGTGATGGGAACACTCGTCATTGTGATGACGAGAATA TTTCAGAAAAATGTAAGAGGAGGATGGTTTTAGCTGGAATAGGAGCCTTATCAGCTGTTAATTCATTATCAGCAAGCCCTCTTCTGGCACAAG GAAAACCAGAGGATTACCAAATTTTTGTTGACAAAATAGATGGGTATTCATATTCTTACCCCTCGGACTGGAGA GAATTTGAGTTCTTGGGTCATGATTCTGCATTCAAGGACAGATATTTGCAATTGCAAAATGTGAGACTGAGTTTTATTCCAACTAATAAAACTGATATCCATGAGTTGGGTACTTCAATGGAAGAG GTTGTTGAAAATTTAACAAGCAACATTTACTCTGCACCGAATCAATTTGCAACCATATTGGGAATGCAAGAG AAAAACATCGATGGTAGAAGCTACTGCACGTTCGAATACGTACTCACGTCTCCAAATTTTTCACGAGCGGCTTTTGCAACAATAGCCATCGGAAATG GGAGATACTATACATTGATTGTTGGCGCAAACGAAAGACGATGGAGAAGAGTTCGGAACCAACTTAAAGTAGTGGCCGACTCCTTTAAGTTGTTGGACATCTAA
- the LOC140870722 gene encoding uncharacterized protein produces MEGTATRAATEAVAQFVESHQRRCTDKRAHRRGISSHDPGNKDPKKTNFKMKDKDLEGTKKNTFHKEAILPVRRSPFTNVILSEALPKGVKIPNLLEFDGTGDPQDHIDKFYAKTNLYDITDAAYCKIFRTTLSWQALTWFNKLQSESIANLEQLIQRFIQQFSINQKYKKTAAYLFTILQKEGESLRDYVKRFTHAVHAVPHVNYDMLSGIMQQNLRPGRFKESIAGKSPNTLEKLLSRAEKYIRIEETDELHSSGKRKQNEEYNEI; encoded by the exons ATGGAAGGAACAGCCACACGCGCAGCGACTGAAGCGGTCGCTCAGTTCGTGGAATCCCATCAACGCCGATGCACCGACAAGAGAGCTCATAGAAGAGGGATCTCATCTCATGACCCCGGTAACAAAGACCCAAAGAAAACTAATTTTAAAATGAAAGACAAAGATCTTGAGGGGaccaaaaaaaatacttttcataaAGAGG CAATCTTACCTGTACGTCGGAGCCCGTTCACTAATGTCATTCTATCTGAAGCATTGCCTAAGGGAGTAAAAATCCCCAACCTACTTGAGTTCGATGGAACTGGTGATCCTCAAGATCATATTGACAAATTCTACGCGAAGACAAATTTATATGACATCACAGATGCAGCTTACTGCAAGATATTTCGAACAACGTTATCATGGCAAGCTCTTACGTGGTTCAATAAGCTACAGTCCGAATCCATCGCCAACTTGGAGCAACTCATCCAGCGCTTCatccaacaattctcaattaaccaaaaatacaaaaaaacagCAGCATACTTATTCACAATTCTTCAAAAAGAAGGAGAAAGTTTGCGAGACTATGTTAAGAGATTTACTCACGCGGTTCACGCAGTCCCACACGTGAACTATGATATGTTATCTGGAATAATGCAGCAGAACTTGCGCCCTGGAAGGTTCAAGGAATCTATAGCAGGAAAATCTCCGAACACCTTGGAGAAGCTGTTGTCTAGAGCGGAAAAATACATCCGCATCGAAGAAACTGATGAGTTGCACTCCTCgggaaaaagaaaacaaaacgaAGAATACAATGAAATATAA